DNA sequence from the Cohnella herbarum genome:
GGTATAAGGATAACCGAAACAGGACAAGAATATTGCAGGTTCTCGAATAGGTTTACATAGCTTTAGTCAACGTAATCGACCAGTCGGCTTTGTTCCAATTCAGATTCCAACCTAGCAGTTCGGCGATGAACCGAAGCGGTACCTGTGTACGGCCATCGTGTGCGAATACGGGAGCCATAAGATTGACGTTTTCTCCATTCACTTGCGCGATATCTTTACCTAACCAGAAGACAACTTTATCCGTGCCTGTGTCCACTTCAACCGTAGCCGTGGAAGGAGACCATCTCAAGTCAGCGCCAAGCGCCATCGTCAACGTTCTTAACGATACGAAGGTAACTGTGTCCTTGATTAAAGGCGCAACGTCCATTTCCACGTTATTGCCGTTAACTTTGGCTGTTTTCCCGTTGATTTGAAGCCATATCGTTTGAACTTCGTTCGAGGTTTCAGGCTCGGTTACAGGAAACTCCGACTGGAAAAAATCAGGCTTTTGCATCACGATTGCTCCCCCCAACGCTTTACCGACTCCGAACATGAGATTGTACCCTTTATCATAGCTTGCATACAATCCGGAAGCGTCCTTGGCTCTATATAGATCAAATGCCTCAAGCACGAGCCTCTCATGTTCTGCTATGGCAGCCGTTGCGGCAGATGCCGGAAGTTTACCACCTGTGGCAGCGCCAAGAAAATTACCGAATTCAACGGAAAACTTGCTCAGCTTAGCTCTAGCTTGCATACTTGCATTCGCATCTCCGGCAAGGCTAGCCTTAACAATTTCGTCTTGCGCATTAATATGATCGCCAAACCACACGGTTTTGAAGGCTTCACCGCCAGCTGCACCATACAGAGAGGTAATGGCTTCAGTAAAACCTACCGTATTGCCGTTCTCAGCTTCGAGAATCGCGGGATATGCGGGAGATTTATCCATTCCTTTTTGCATGCTAATTACGGCAAGGGCATAATGTTCCGCGGCGAGATAGTTCAGTGCCGATCTCAGATCTCCAGCCGAAGTGTCCGGCCGGGTACCATTAAATTTATCGGGCATTTGGGTGACAATTGCACCTGACAATGCATCGCTAATTACGAACATGAAGCTTAGGCCTTCACGATATTTGGCAAGCGAACTTGTGTAATTTCCGGCGACATAATCGTCGAATACTTGTTTGACTTGATCCTCGTGCTTACGAAGCACGTCTTGCGCCGCCGATGCAGGCAGCTTGCCTGCGGTCGCCGTACCCAAGAAGTTGCCAAGTTTGATTGCGAATTGTTCGATTTCTTTAGCGACACTGGTTTTATCGGCGGCATTATTAGACTTGACTGCCGTTACGTAATCTTTCGTATAGTTAAGATGACCGCTGAAAATTCGGTCGAACTCTCTCGCCCCTTTCTCTCCGTATACGGAAGCAATAGCCGGCACCATATCTTTCGCGTTTTTCTCCAGTGCCGTTTGAGCCGCAGCAGCGTCGAACGAGTTGTCGTACTTCTTGATCATCGAGTCAACGGCGAGCGTGAAGTGCTCCGAAAGCAAGTAATCCAATGTCGCTCTCAGCTCTATCGCAGGCGTTTCGACGGTTGGTATCTTCGGTTCCGCAGCGCTTGCGCTCGTCGCGCCGGTAATCGTAGGGAATAGTAATGACAGACTAAGTACGGGAGCTAACCATTTGTTCAGTTTCATGAATCATTCACTCTCCTCAGGGTTGGTCTTATTTCGTTTCTAATTAGACCAACGGAGAGAATGAAACTTTGGATCACATTCTTCTCCATCTTTTTCCCGAGCAGTTGTTGGTTATGTATCTTCATCTGGGTATTTGCTGAGATTTATTTACTCTGGGTATTTGTACTGTACCATACCGTCTAACTTACATAAGCTAGACATGTGACCAACGACGATCACAAATAAACAATCGGTGGTGAAATCATTGAGCGGAGTTGTTGGCGGGTATGGCGGTAGCTGCGGCGGATACGGCGGAGGCATGCAAGCGGCTGCATTTGCGCTTGTTCTCTTCATCCTTTTGGTAATCATCTTAAGAGCTGCCTACTAACAAATTCATTGTAACCCGCGATGTACGATCGATCGCGGGTTTTTACTACGCAATAGGAACACCGTTACACATCCGATGGACGCCGAGCTCGTTTTACTTTTGAGCCTCGTACCATTCCGGAATTTTTATTTTTCTTCCTATCCTTCGATTGCCTGTTATCAAGAACGATCGGTTGGAAGGGCATCGTCACATTGAAGCTTGGACTATCAAAAGAGACCTCGTCTTTGTCGCCTTCGGTTGATCCCTGATTGCTCTGTGATGTGTTGTTAGGGACGCCGTTGACATTACCGAAAATAATCGTTCCTTCGTTTTTTACAATCGTTATCCTTCCGATATGACAAAACATGAAATAATCAACTTCCTTTTGTTTATTTCTATGTTGTCGGTACATGCTGCTATCTTATGTATAGATTTTAACATCGGCATTGGCTTTTCCAATAGTAACATGAGCCTTAATATAAGGACAAAAAAACGGCCGCCGGCTTTCAAAGCCAATCGACCGTTCTATCTGCGGTTTAGGTTTACCGTTAATCCTCTGTAACGCTTATTTACTCTTCTCCATGACGGCAAAGTAATTATCTTCGAAATCCGCAAAGTTGAACACTCTACCGGAAGGCAAATTTACGATTTCTCCGACTTTGACGTTTTTATTGGATAAGTCGCTATGAAGTTGTTCGAAGTGATCCGAGAAGAACATCAAAGAAGGCGTTCCGAGATTTAAACCCGGAGACATCTTGGCTACGAAGTCTTTATTGTGAAGGATGATGGTCGTATCCGAACTCTCTGCAGGAGCAATTTCAATCCATCTGAACCCTTGACCGTTGTCCTCTTCGGCAATAACGCTAAATCCTAATTTTTCCGTCCAAAAAGCACGCGCTTCATCTTGGTTGTTTACATACACCATGATTTGTCCGACTTTATTGATCATTAAATTTTCCAACTCCCTCTCAAAAACGAATATGAATTTACTTGCACTGAGCGACTTTATCGATCGGCAGTCGGACCGATAATTGACCGACGTTAACAGTATTACCTATTGAGATCAACATTACGGGTATGAACCGATCCGCTTCGATTCCGAATGCTTCCGCAATTCGCCGTCGAGAACAATGTGCGATCCTCAGAAAAAGAAGCTGACCCCATGCTGAATTGGAGTCAGCTTCAGCTTTGCAAATGAATCGCCGATTATTCTTAACTATGAAACGGAAACGGTTCTGCGCGCGGCTTGTAACGGCATGTTGTCGCTTAAGCCAAGCGTCCGCGCCGTTGAAGTATGAATTTCTTCGATAAGCTCGGGATTCTTCAATAGCGACACGCCGTAAGAGGGAATCATTTCTTTGATTTTCGGCTCCCACTCTTTGATATGTTGAGGGAAACATTTGTTAAGAACCTCAAGCATAACGTGAACGGCGGTAGAAGCACCCGGAGAAGCGCCGAGCAATGCGGCTATCGAACCGTCCGCGGCGCTAATGACCTCCGTACCGAATTGAAGCGTTCCTTTGCCGGCATCCGTATCTTTAATGACTTGCACGCGTTGACCGGCCACCACTAAATCCCAATCCTCGATTTTGGCGTTCGGGATAAATTCACGCAACTCATCCATCCTTTTTTCTTTCGACAACATCACTTGCTGGATCAGATATTTCGTCAAAGACATGTTTTTGGCGCCTGCCGCCAGCATCGTTACGACATTATTCGGTTTAACGGAAGTAACCAAATCGAACATGGAACCGGATTTTAAGAACTTAGGCGAGAAGCCGGCAAACGGTCCGAATAACAACGATTTTTTATTATCGATATATCTAGTGTCAAGATGCGGAACGGACATTGGCGGAGCGCCGACCTTCGCTTTGCCGTATACTTTGGCGTGATGCTGCTTGACAACATCCGGATTGTTACACACCATAAAAATCCCGCTAACCGGGAATCCGCCGATATGTTTTCCTTCGGGAATACCCGATTTTTGCAGTAAATGTACGCTTCCGCCTCCGCCTCCGATAAAGACGAATTTAGCAATATGGCGTTCAACGTTACCGGTATCGACATTTCTCACTTTCAATTCCCAAGAACCATCTTTAGTACGTTTGATATTATCGACATTTTGTTTGTATTTGATATCGACTTTCTTGCTCTTTAAGTGGTCAAACAACATCCGCGTTAAAGCGCCGAAGTTAACAT
Encoded proteins:
- a CDS encoding copper amine oxidase N-terminal domain-containing protein, translated to MKLNKWLAPVLSLSLLFPTITGATSASAAEPKIPTVETPAIELRATLDYLLSEHFTLAVDSMIKKYDNSFDAAAAQTALEKNAKDMVPAIASVYGEKGAREFDRIFSGHLNYTKDYVTAVKSNNAADKTSVAKEIEQFAIKLGNFLGTATAGKLPASAAQDVLRKHEDQVKQVFDDYVAGNYTSSLAKYREGLSFMFVISDALSGAIVTQMPDKFNGTRPDTSAGDLRSALNYLAAEHYALAVISMQKGMDKSPAYPAILEAENGNTVGFTEAITSLYGAAGGEAFKTVWFGDHINAQDEIVKASLAGDANASMQARAKLSKFSVEFGNFLGAATGGKLPASAATAAIAEHERLVLEAFDLYRAKDASGLYASYDKGYNLMFGVGKALGGAIVMQKPDFFQSEFPVTEPETSNEVQTIWLQINGKTAKVNGNNVEMDVAPLIKDTVTFVSLRTLTMALGADLRWSPSTATVEVDTGTDKVVFWLGKDIAQVNGENVNLMAPVFAHDGRTQVPLRFIAELLGWNLNWNKADWSITLTKAM
- a CDS encoding VOC family protein; translation: MINKVGQIMVYVNNQDEARAFWTEKLGFSVIAEEDNGQGFRWIEIAPAESSDTTIILHNKDFVAKMSPGLNLGTPSLMFFSDHFEQLHSDLSNKNVKVGEIVNLPSGRVFNFADFEDNYFAVMEKSK
- a CDS encoding malate:quinone oxidoreductase; the encoded protein is MRKVKMSNIQTRTDVILIGAGIMSATLGSLLKELVPDWEIKVFEKLENAGEESSNEWNNAGTGHAALCELNYTEEKPDGSIDISKAIKINEQFQLSMQFWSYLVNSKLVNNPQDFIMPLPHMSMVQGEKNVTFLKKRFEALLNNPLFQGMEFSDDPEKLKEWIPLIMEDRPANEAIAATKIDSGTDVNFGALTRMLFDHLKSKKVDIKYKQNVDNIKRTKDGSWELKVRNVDTGNVERHIAKFVFIGGGGGSVHLLQKSGIPEGKHIGGFPVSGIFMVCNNPDVVKQHHAKVYGKAKVGAPPMSVPHLDTRYIDNKKSLLFGPFAGFSPKFLKSGSMFDLVTSVKPNNVVTMLAAGAKNMSLTKYLIQQVMLSKEKRMDELREFIPNAKIEDWDLVVAGQRVQVIKDTDAGKGTLQFGTEVISAADGSIAALLGASPGASTAVHVMLEVLNKCFPQHIKEWEPKIKEMIPSYGVSLLKNPELIEEIHTSTARTLGLSDNMPLQAARRTVSVS
- a CDS encoding sporulation protein YjcZ, giving the protein MSGVVGGYGGSCGGYGGGMQAAAFALVLFILLVIILRAAY